In one window of Virgibacillus proomii DNA:
- a CDS encoding polysaccharide deacetylase family protein: MIKRIKLPGWILLVLLILLLSSGINKLITSPNKLVNKKDNIQAEKVEENESNSKYPDIQLKTFSKETDTYTYSISNPETKSKQINASINKWIKRQKELFLKTININEKTQGVAHLNIQLETNRITNDFYSLVFRTYAIHGDKNEQEMVKVFNFDVKKEQFLTINDVLHLDKKNLDKIKEIIWEELQENKELQPYLNKKQTYETLQEPDDWQWSIDRKGLTLYWDKYAITEGFAETVEVNIPIKKLYVFLQDHMDSYLRMSKEQQVEKKKIIQKEHRKLLTNGKYVALTFDDGPSPQGTPKILKTLKEYDAKATFFMLGNQVDYYPDLARKVVEEGHEIGNHTKSHPNLSKMSDVNIKKELDYTNEKIKEVTGVSPSLIRPPYGIYNDNVIKYAKENNQSIILWSVDSLDWKNRNGSAIQKIVQNEITPGAIVLLHDIHSTTADALPKLLKTLKQAGYQFITVSQLLDWKGKNGISLYYGSTK, from the coding sequence GTGATTAAACGTATTAAGCTACCAGGATGGATTCTGTTAGTTTTATTAATTCTTCTACTTAGTTCAGGAATTAATAAATTAATAACATCTCCTAATAAACTAGTAAATAAGAAAGATAATATACAAGCTGAGAAAGTTGAAGAGAACGAAAGCAATAGTAAATACCCAGATATTCAGCTAAAAACTTTTTCAAAAGAAACAGATACATATACTTATTCAATTAGCAATCCAGAGACAAAAAGTAAACAAATTAACGCTTCTATTAATAAATGGATAAAAAGACAAAAAGAATTATTTTTAAAAACCATTAACATAAATGAAAAAACACAAGGAGTGGCTCATTTAAACATTCAATTAGAAACCAATCGTATTACGAATGACTTTTATAGTTTAGTTTTTCGAACATATGCTATTCATGGAGATAAAAATGAACAGGAAATGGTAAAAGTTTTTAATTTTGATGTAAAAAAAGAACAATTTCTAACCATTAATGACGTATTGCATCTTGATAAGAAAAATCTTGACAAAATAAAAGAAATTATCTGGGAAGAATTGCAGGAGAATAAAGAATTGCAGCCATATCTGAATAAAAAGCAAACATATGAAACGCTGCAAGAACCGGATGATTGGCAATGGTCTATTGATCGAAAGGGTTTAACATTATACTGGGATAAGTATGCAATAACAGAAGGATTTGCTGAAACGGTTGAAGTCAACATTCCAATTAAAAAATTATATGTTTTTTTGCAGGATCATATGGATTCTTATTTACGAATGTCGAAAGAGCAACAAGTAGAAAAGAAAAAAATCATTCAAAAAGAGCATAGAAAATTGCTTACGAATGGAAAATATGTTGCATTGACATTTGATGATGGGCCAAGTCCACAAGGAACTCCAAAAATCTTGAAAACTTTGAAAGAATACGATGCAAAGGCAACCTTTTTCATGTTAGGAAATCAAGTAGATTATTACCCTGACCTTGCAAGAAAGGTGGTAGAAGAAGGACATGAAATTGGAAATCATACTAAAAGTCATCCTAATTTATCCAAAATGAGCGATGTTAACATAAAAAAGGAGCTGGATTATACGAATGAAAAGATAAAAGAGGTGACTGGTGTTAGCCCGAGTCTTATCCGCCCACCTTATGGAATTTATAATGATAATGTGATAAAGTATGCAAAAGAAAACAATCAATCTATTATACTTTGGTCTGTTGATTCACTAGATTGGAAGAATAGGAATGGATCGGCTATCCAAAAAATTGTACAAAATGAAATAACTCCTGGAGCAATTGTACTTTTGCATGATATCCACTCCACAACAGCAGATGCATTACCAAAACTGTTAAAAACATTAAAACAAGCAGGTTATCAATTTATCACCGTTTCACAGTTGCTTGATTGGAAAGGGAAAAATGGTATATCTCTGTATTATGGAAGCACGAAATAA
- the cydC gene encoding thiol reductant ABC exporter subunit CydC, which translates to MKTWLIPYVKLHYKGLLISILLGLLALASGAALMFTSGYLISKSALRPENILMVYIPVVAVRTFGIARAVLHYLSRLTSHDTILRVLSSMRSRLYRLLEPQAAFIQSRFQTGKILGVLSDDIDHLQDVFLRTILPSVTALGMYGVAILCLGWFDWVFAAMMAVYLFFIVIFIPIISLWFSRKKTKKIKNGRHAQYQMLTDGLLGIKDWMIAGKPTDFMKDDNNKDQMVANMEQSIRNQRSYRDFINQLIIGAMVISMVSWSSSMVHEGGMHVTLIAAFVLVTLSVSEAFLPVAGAVEQIPEYHESIARLDSINEDEKTDKEGLNHLFIPSTAEIKLSNVFFKYPGVDDWVLEQISMDIPQGRRIALLGKSGAGKSSIAQLICGSYSPTKGTVTINGSDATLFGDSLFEFVSILNQRPHLFNTTIANNLRLGNQQATDQEIIEVAKKVQLHDYIMSLPNGYNTQMEESGQIFSGGQQQRIALARILLKGSPVIILDEPTVGLDPKTESDLLKTIFSTLEDKTLIWITHHLAGIKHMDEVIFLENGKIELQGSHQELLNTSQRYRDLYYLDVPPSIRKMVHM; encoded by the coding sequence ATGAAGACGTGGTTGATCCCTTATGTCAAATTACATTACAAAGGATTATTAATCAGTATATTATTAGGACTATTAGCTCTAGCCTCGGGAGCAGCCTTGATGTTTACATCTGGGTATCTTATTTCAAAGTCTGCTTTAAGACCGGAAAATATTCTTATGGTTTATATTCCAGTTGTGGCAGTCCGAACATTTGGTATCGCTCGAGCCGTATTACACTATCTTTCCCGGCTAACGAGTCACGATACGATTCTTCGTGTATTATCCAGTATGCGAAGTCGTCTCTATCGATTACTTGAGCCACAAGCTGCGTTTATTCAATCTCGATTTCAAACAGGAAAAATACTTGGTGTGTTGTCTGACGATATCGATCATTTACAAGATGTATTTTTAAGAACCATCCTGCCAAGTGTTACAGCTTTAGGAATGTATGGCGTTGCTATTCTTTGTTTAGGTTGGTTTGACTGGGTATTTGCGGCCATGATGGCAGTATATCTCTTTTTTATCGTCATTTTCATTCCAATTATATCCCTGTGGTTTAGCCGAAAGAAGACGAAAAAAATAAAAAATGGTCGGCATGCTCAATATCAAATGCTAACAGACGGCTTACTAGGTATTAAAGATTGGATGATTGCCGGCAAACCAACAGATTTTATGAAGGATGATAATAATAAAGACCAAATGGTAGCGAATATGGAACAATCAATCAGAAATCAACGTAGCTACCGAGATTTTATTAACCAACTGATCATTGGAGCAATGGTTATTTCCATGGTTTCCTGGTCTAGTTCCATGGTACATGAAGGAGGAATGCATGTTACGCTAATCGCTGCTTTTGTACTTGTTACGTTATCTGTTTCCGAAGCTTTTTTGCCAGTAGCAGGTGCCGTGGAACAAATACCAGAATACCATGAATCCATTGCCAGATTAGATAGTATTAATGAAGATGAGAAAACGGACAAAGAAGGTTTGAATCATCTATTTATTCCATCAACCGCAGAGATTAAACTAAGCAATGTTTTCTTTAAATATCCAGGCGTTGATGACTGGGTTTTAGAACAAATCTCCATGGATATACCACAAGGAAGAAGAATAGCCTTGTTAGGAAAGAGCGGCGCTGGTAAATCGAGCATAGCTCAATTAATTTGTGGTTCTTATTCCCCAACGAAAGGAACGGTTACGATTAATGGAAGTGACGCCACTCTATTTGGAGATTCCTTATTTGAATTTGTTTCGATTTTAAATCAACGTCCTCATCTATTTAACACAACGATTGCCAATAATCTTCGTTTAGGGAATCAACAAGCAACCGATCAGGAAATTATTGAAGTTGCAAAAAAAGTCCAGTTACATGACTATATTATGAGTTTACCTAACGGCTACAATACACAAATGGAGGAATCGGGACAAATTTTCAGCGGTGGACAACAACAACGAATTGCTTTAGCAAGAATTTTGTTAAAAGGTTCCCCAGTAATTATTCTGGACGAACCGACTGTAGGTTTAGATCCTAAAACAGAATCGGATCTATTAAAAACAATTTTCTCCACACTTGAAGACAAAACATTAATCTGGATCACACATCATCTAGCAGGAATAAAGCATATGGATGAAGTGATCTTTTTAGAAAATGGAAAAATTGAGCTACAAGGTTCGCATCAAGAGTTATTAAACACGTCACAACGATATCGGGATTTATATTATTTAGATGTGCCGCCATCGATACGGAAAATGGTGCATATGTAG
- a CDS encoding metallophosphoesterase, whose translation MSNLQQMKENQLSNRRYITKKKLMITFAILFILSLCIKTFMDTNMFKVNKVQFHSGKIPEGSAISILQISDVHNKVFGDNNEKLMKTIEKLNADIIVITGDLVDRSTDNLKHMFSLIDKITSMHKHVFFVTGNHEWDNPKREELLAGLKERKVTVLNNKNSQLTVDGVTLNLVGIDDASTNHENVNEAFNGINDKRYTVLLSHTPDIIENDSEVSADLILSGHTHGGQVRLPFIGALVAPDQGFFPKFEKGTYKIDNSQYLYIDSGLGTSVAPIRFMNQSQISYIKISNPER comes from the coding sequence TTGTCAAATCTACAACAAATGAAAGAAAACCAACTATCTAATAGACGCTATATAACAAAGAAAAAGTTGATGATTACTTTTGCTATCCTATTCATCCTTTCTCTATGTATTAAAACATTTATGGATACAAATATGTTTAAAGTAAATAAAGTCCAGTTTCATAGCGGAAAGATACCGGAGGGTTCGGCAATCAGCATTTTACAGATCAGTGATGTACATAATAAAGTATTTGGGGATAACAATGAAAAGCTAATGAAAACGATTGAAAAATTAAATGCGGACATCATCGTAATTACAGGTGACTTGGTAGATAGAAGTACAGATAATTTGAAGCATATGTTTTCTCTTATCGATAAAATTACCTCGATGCATAAGCATGTCTTTTTTGTCACAGGTAACCATGAATGGGATAACCCAAAGAGGGAAGAACTTTTAGCAGGTCTTAAAGAACGAAAGGTAACGGTTTTAAATAACAAGAACAGCCAACTGACAGTGGATGGGGTTACACTTAATCTTGTTGGAATTGATGATGCTTCAACAAATCATGAAAATGTGAATGAAGCATTTAATGGGATAAATGATAAGCGATATACGGTACTGCTTTCCCATACACCCGACATAATAGAAAATGATAGCGAGGTTTCGGCAGACTTGATTTTAAGTGGTCATACACATGGCGGCCAAGTTAGACTCCCGTTTATTGGCGCATTAGTAGCTCCGGATCAAGGCTTTTTTCCTAAATTTGAAAAAGGAACTTACAAAATTGATAATAGTCAATATCTTTATATAGATAGCGGTCTTGGTACAAGTGTTGCTCCAATACGATTTATGAATCAAAGTCAAATTAGTTATATTAAGATTTCTAATCCAGAAAGGTAA
- a CDS encoding DUF4317 domain-containing protein: protein MNKKDIANIRKQLKLNNDLLKINEISNVYIMKESSDIYHYQSTPFELLEDEQKELFMANFKKVLSGQLDEKLFELKFRRDVEDNSQLILHQGLLSNDTEEWNSYMLRLVEKMLKDKQYEMDIVVTFIRGEYMKPMKRRNEETEESERDTVYSHSFILCSMNKTQDPKKELLFDYVEKEFKYNIVVDPIINLKAPISGFLFPCFTDNAADVNHVLYSAGKANELNYHFIEEVLNAEEIMTAQEDKIVFEEIVKNVAGERINTSTLSNVYDEIYQVIEENEDEEEVPKLDYKDVEKVLKSSGVKDVDTEKVENAFKTVIDDEKYELKASNIVPKPTSKSIKIKTKVADISISPQDLRFVRQVQFDGKLSLMIEVEESTIIEGFELIPEVLFQKADDEEE, encoded by the coding sequence TTGAATAAGAAAGACATTGCAAATATTCGTAAACAATTAAAATTAAATAATGACTTATTAAAAATAAACGAAATTTCTAATGTGTATATCATGAAAGAATCGAGTGATATATATCACTATCAAAGTACACCATTTGAATTGCTGGAAGATGAACAGAAAGAACTATTTATGGCTAACTTTAAAAAGGTACTGTCTGGGCAATTGGATGAGAAATTATTTGAATTAAAATTCAGGCGGGATGTAGAAGATAATAGCCAGCTCATTTTACATCAGGGTCTATTAAGTAACGATACGGAAGAATGGAACAGCTATATGCTTCGGCTTGTAGAAAAAATGCTGAAAGATAAGCAATACGAAATGGATATTGTTGTAACTTTTATTCGAGGAGAATATATGAAACCAATGAAACGCCGCAATGAAGAAACGGAAGAAAGTGAGCGAGATACGGTTTATTCTCATTCTTTTATTTTATGTAGTATGAATAAAACGCAAGATCCAAAAAAAGAACTGTTGTTTGATTATGTAGAAAAGGAGTTTAAATATAATATTGTTGTAGATCCAATTATCAACCTGAAAGCTCCCATATCAGGATTTCTCTTCCCTTGTTTCACAGATAATGCTGCGGATGTCAATCACGTTCTTTATTCAGCAGGTAAAGCAAATGAGTTAAATTATCATTTTATTGAAGAAGTATTGAATGCGGAAGAAATAATGACTGCGCAAGAGGATAAAATTGTTTTTGAGGAAATCGTAAAAAATGTAGCCGGCGAACGTATCAATACATCGACACTTTCAAATGTGTATGATGAAATCTATCAAGTTATCGAAGAAAATGAAGATGAAGAAGAAGTACCAAAATTAGACTACAAAGATGTAGAAAAGGTATTAAAAAGCAGTGGAGTAAAAGATGTCGATACGGAAAAGGTAGAAAATGCGTTTAAGACGGTGATTGATGATGAAAAATATGAGTTGAAAGCGAGTAATATTGTTCCAAAACCTACTTCCAAGTCAATTAAAATAAAGACAAAGGTAGCGGATATTTCCATCAGTCCACAGGATCTAAGATTTGTTCGGCAGGTTCAATTTGATGGGAAACTGAGTCTTATGATTGAAGTAGAAGAAAGTACAATCATTGAAGGTTTTGAATTAATCCCAGAAGTTTTATTTCAAAAAGCTGATGATGAAGAGGAATAA
- the cydB gene encoding cytochrome d ubiquinol oxidase subunit II — MVHMLNEVWFILIAVLFVGFLFLEGFDFGVGMAMRFVAKTPGERRVLINTIGPVWDGNEVWLITAGGAMFAAFPNWYATLFSGLYLPLVIMLLLLIGRGVAFEFRSKLKNQKWRNTWDWTIFISSLLNPFLWGVVFAAFLMGLPIDSEMNIYASISHYITPYTLIGGVAITLLCFLHGLYFITLKTTGDLQSRARELAKKIVVAVGISLIVFVIASYFHTDIFTVRGTILVPIYALVVVAVVLAGMFTRKQRDGWAFTMTGITIALTVISVFVGLFPRVMVSSIDSAFNLTIYNAASGPYSLKVMTIVAVTLIPFVLGYQIWSYYVFRKRISEEEHLEY; from the coding sequence ATGGTTCATATGTTAAATGAGGTATGGTTTATCTTAATTGCAGTATTATTTGTCGGATTTTTATTCCTAGAAGGATTTGATTTTGGTGTTGGTATGGCAATGCGATTTGTCGCTAAAACTCCTGGTGAACGACGAGTATTAATTAACACCATTGGACCGGTCTGGGACGGTAATGAGGTCTGGTTAATCACTGCAGGCGGAGCGATGTTTGCTGCCTTTCCAAATTGGTATGCAACACTATTTAGCGGCTTATACTTACCCTTAGTAATCATGCTATTACTATTGATAGGGCGTGGTGTCGCCTTTGAATTCAGAAGTAAGCTGAAAAACCAGAAATGGAGAAACACATGGGATTGGACAATCTTTATAAGCAGTTTATTAAACCCGTTTTTATGGGGAGTTGTTTTTGCAGCATTTCTCATGGGATTGCCAATTGATAGTGAAATGAATATTTATGCTTCTATTTCTCATTATATTACGCCTTATACATTAATAGGCGGAGTTGCTATTACCCTACTTTGTTTTTTACATGGATTATATTTTATCACGCTTAAAACTACTGGTGATTTACAATCAAGAGCTCGCGAACTGGCAAAGAAAATTGTTGTTGCTGTTGGTATCAGCTTAATTGTTTTTGTAATAGCTTCTTATTTTCATACAGATATCTTTACCGTTAGAGGAACTATTTTAGTACCTATTTATGCACTTGTCGTTGTTGCCGTTGTGTTAGCTGGCATGTTTACAAGAAAACAGCGTGACGGCTGGGCCTTTACAATGACTGGAATTACAATTGCCTTAACCGTTATATCCGTATTTGTCGGTCTATTTCCAAGAGTTATGGTAAGTAGCATCGATTCTGCGTTCAACCTTACTATTTATAATGCTGCCTCTGGACCATATTCGTTAAAAGTAATGACAATTGTTGCAGTTACCTTAATACCTTTTGTACTAGGCTATCAAATTTGGAGTTACTATGTATTCCGTAAACGCATTAGTGAAGAGGAGCATTTAGAGTATTAA
- the cydD gene encoding thiol reductant ABC exporter subunit CydD gives MRNNLLAYKGIKLTLGIVIILTLLEATAIIFQAKWLGEWLYRLFNGQLVSQTWEIGILFLVAFLTRYLVVMIKEKVTYQFAEKTRVAKRKQLMAKLFELGPSYTNKEGTAKLVNLAMEGGTQLRTYLELIIPKMVAACLIPPMILIFVFFQDKISSVILFLTVPITIAFMILLGLAANKKMERQWQSYHLLSNHFVDSLRGLETLKYLGRSKEHGYTIDKVSNEYRKTTLGTLRIAFLSSFALDFFTMLSVASVAVGLGLRLIDGNILLDVALIVLILAPEFFLPIKEVGADYHATLNGQEAAKAMEAILAEPSPVKIPVAKGSITWSSDSTLKLSSVNYCHDKDSFNALTNVSFQVKGFEKIGIVGASGAGKSTLIDILGGFLTPDQGTFRIHNQILNSLNVDAWQNQITYIPQRPYIFNRSIADNIRFYQPEASDEEVKTAAKAAGLEELLHLFPLGLNQEIGNGGRSISGGQEQRVALARAFLGNRPILLLDEPTAHLDIETEYELKKTMSKLFTGKLVFFATHRLHWMEQMDQIIVLKDGVIVEAGTPQQLMVHKGEYYALVRSQLEGVQ, from the coding sequence ATGAGAAATAATTTGTTAGCATATAAAGGGATTAAGCTGACATTGGGAATTGTCATTATACTCACCCTGCTGGAGGCAACAGCTATTATCTTTCAAGCAAAATGGTTAGGAGAATGGCTGTACCGATTATTTAATGGTCAATTAGTTTCTCAAACATGGGAGATCGGTATTCTATTTCTTGTTGCTTTTCTTACTAGATATTTAGTGGTAATGATCAAGGAAAAAGTCACCTATCAATTTGCAGAAAAAACACGTGTAGCCAAAAGAAAGCAATTAATGGCCAAGCTATTTGAGCTTGGCCCAAGCTACACCAATAAAGAAGGTACTGCGAAATTAGTTAACTTGGCAATGGAAGGTGGAACCCAATTACGCACTTATTTAGAATTAATCATCCCTAAAATGGTAGCTGCTTGTCTTATTCCGCCAATGATACTTATTTTCGTTTTTTTTCAAGATAAAATATCAAGCGTTATTTTATTTTTAACAGTACCTATCACCATCGCTTTTATGATTTTATTAGGATTAGCTGCAAATAAGAAAATGGAAAGACAATGGCAATCCTATCATCTGCTATCGAATCATTTTGTTGATTCCCTGCGCGGCTTGGAAACATTAAAATACCTTGGTAGAAGTAAAGAGCACGGTTATACCATTGATAAGGTAAGTAATGAATACCGAAAAACAACACTTGGAACATTACGGATTGCGTTTTTATCTTCATTCGCTCTTGATTTTTTCACTATGCTCTCCGTAGCATCCGTTGCCGTTGGCTTAGGTTTACGGTTAATTGATGGAAATATTTTACTAGATGTCGCTTTAATCGTATTAATTCTAGCACCAGAGTTCTTTCTGCCAATTAAAGAAGTCGGAGCTGACTATCATGCTACATTAAATGGGCAAGAAGCCGCTAAGGCAATGGAAGCCATTTTAGCTGAACCGTCTCCTGTAAAGATTCCAGTAGCGAAAGGCTCCATCACATGGTCATCTGATAGTACATTAAAACTATCGTCGGTTAATTATTGTCATGATAAGGACTCTTTTAATGCCTTGACAAATGTTTCTTTTCAGGTTAAAGGGTTTGAAAAAATCGGTATTGTTGGTGCCAGTGGGGCAGGAAAATCTACACTCATTGATATTTTAGGAGGATTTTTAACTCCAGATCAAGGAACGTTTCGAATTCATAATCAAATTCTAAATTCATTAAACGTCGATGCTTGGCAAAATCAAATTACGTATATTCCTCAGCGCCCATATATTTTTAATCGTTCAATTGCAGATAATATCCGCTTTTATCAGCCAGAGGCTTCAGATGAAGAGGTAAAAACTGCAGCAAAGGCTGCTGGTTTAGAAGAATTATTACATTTATTTCCACTTGGACTTAACCAGGAAATAGGTAATGGGGGCCGTTCTATAAGTGGCGGACAAGAGCAAAGAGTGGCATTAGCCCGAGCCTTTTTAGGAAACCGTCCTATTCTTTTGCTTGATGAACCTACAGCACACTTAGATATTGAAACCGAGTATGAATTAAAAAAGACGATGTCGAAATTATTTACCGGTAAATTGGTCTTTTTTGCAACGCATCGTTTACATTGGATGGAGCAGATGGATCAGATCATCGTTTTAAAAGATGGTGTCATTGTGGAAGCCGGTACACCACAGCAACTGATGGTGCATAAAGGCGAATACTATGCACTCGTTCGGTCACAATTGGAGGGAGTACAATGA
- a CDS encoding SDR family oxidoreductase, whose amino-acid sequence MKILVVGANGQIGKHLVQLIQDSGNHMARAMIRKPEQAAYFKKLGAENAVVDLEGEIADIAKAAEGVDAIVFTAGSGSHTGKDKTLMVDLDGAVKTIEAAKMAGVDRFVMVSSFDTRREAIQAASSSFAPYVVAKHYADEWLRRTNLNYTIVHPGVLTNEAGTGRIEAASEVERGEIPREDVARVIFGCLEDSSTIGKEFQIVSGTTPIEEALKKL is encoded by the coding sequence TTGAAAATTCTTGTTGTGGGAGCAAATGGACAAATTGGAAAACATCTCGTTCAGCTGATTCAAGATAGTGGTAACCATATGGCAAGAGCGATGATTCGTAAACCAGAGCAAGCAGCTTATTTTAAAAAGTTAGGTGCAGAGAATGCAGTGGTCGATTTAGAAGGAGAAATTGCGGATATTGCCAAAGCAGCAGAAGGAGTTGACGCCATTGTATTTACTGCAGGGTCTGGTTCACATACGGGAAAAGATAAGACGCTTATGGTTGATTTAGATGGTGCTGTTAAAACAATTGAAGCAGCTAAAATGGCTGGTGTAGACCGTTTTGTAATGGTTAGTTCATTTGATACAAGACGTGAAGCAATACAGGCAGCATCTTCCTCATTTGCCCCGTATGTGGTAGCAAAGCACTATGCTGATGAGTGGTTGAGACGAACAAATTTAAACTATACAATTGTTCATCCCGGAGTATTAACGAACGAAGCGGGAACAGGACGTATAGAAGCTGCATCTGAAGTCGAACGAGGAGAGATTCCACGAGAGGATGTCGCTAGAGTCATTTTTGGCTGTTTAGAGGATAGTTCGACAATTGGTAAAGAATTTCAAATCGTATCAGGTACAACACCGATTGAAGAGGCTTTAAAAAAGTTATGA
- a CDS encoding cytochrome ubiquinol oxidase subunit I — translation MDVVILSRLQFASTTIFHFIFVPLSIGLAFIIAIMETLYVVKGKEQYRKMAKFWGHFFLINFAVGVVTGILQEFQFGMNWSNYSRFVGDVFGAPLAVEALLAFFMESTFIGLWIFGWNRLSKKVHLLCIWLVSIGTIISAFWILVANSFMQYPVGFEINGGRAEMNDFFELITSGQVWVEFPHTVFGSFATGAFLITGISAWKLLKKQDTAFFKKSFHIALVIAIISGLGVAFTGHAQSQFLVKTQPMKMAAAEGLWEDSGDPAAWTLFANIDTDNKENSFEVNIPYILSYLSYSEFSGSVEGMKSIQAKYEELYGEGNYIPPVKTTFWSFRIMVFTGGIMILLGLYGAILAKRKKLEQSSKYLKVMMAAISLPFIGSTAGWIMTEIGRQPWVVFGFMQTQDAVSPNVTAGQVLFSLIAFSTIYLILAIVMAYLFIRVAKKGPVEKQKDVKLTTDPFGEKGYGSYVK, via the coding sequence ATGGACGTTGTAATATTATCGCGGCTTCAATTCGCATCTACAACTATTTTTCACTTTATTTTTGTTCCTTTATCTATTGGTTTAGCTTTTATCATTGCGATTATGGAGACTTTATATGTAGTAAAAGGGAAAGAACAATACAGAAAAATGGCGAAGTTCTGGGGACATTTTTTCTTAATTAACTTTGCCGTTGGTGTTGTAACCGGGATATTGCAAGAATTCCAATTTGGTATGAACTGGTCAAATTATTCCAGATTTGTTGGTGACGTATTTGGAGCACCACTTGCAGTAGAAGCTTTACTAGCCTTTTTTATGGAATCAACCTTTATTGGGCTTTGGATTTTTGGCTGGAATCGCTTATCTAAAAAAGTTCATCTTTTATGTATATGGCTTGTTTCGATCGGAACGATTATTTCCGCATTTTGGATATTAGTAGCAAACTCATTTATGCAATATCCGGTCGGCTTTGAAATAAATGGCGGCCGTGCTGAAATGAATGATTTTTTTGAGTTGATAACAAGCGGTCAAGTTTGGGTAGAATTTCCACATACTGTTTTCGGTTCATTTGCAACTGGAGCATTTTTAATTACTGGAATTAGTGCATGGAAACTTTTGAAAAAACAGGATACTGCATTTTTTAAAAAGTCGTTTCATATTGCTTTAGTCATTGCCATTATTTCCGGACTTGGTGTTGCCTTTACCGGACATGCGCAATCACAGTTTCTTGTTAAAACACAGCCAATGAAAATGGCTGCTGCTGAAGGTCTTTGGGAAGACAGCGGGGATCCGGCAGCATGGACGTTATTCGCTAATATTGATACGGATAATAAGGAAAATTCATTTGAAGTTAATATTCCATATATCCTAAGTTATCTATCCTATAGCGAATTTAGCGGAAGTGTGGAAGGAATGAAATCCATTCAAGCTAAATACGAAGAATTATATGGAGAAGGTAATTATATTCCTCCTGTAAAAACAACATTTTGGAGCTTCCGAATTATGGTATTTACCGGCGGTATTATGATCTTATTAGGTCTATACGGTGCCATCCTTGCTAAACGGAAAAAGTTAGAACAAAGCAGCAAGTATTTAAAAGTTATGATGGCAGCCATTTCCCTACCTTTTATTGGTAGCACCGCCGGCTGGATAATGACAGAAATTGGACGTCAGCCTTGGGTTGTATTTGGATTTATGCAAACACAAGATGCTGTTTCACCGAATGTCACTGCAGGACAAGTACTATTTTCCTTAATAGCCTTTAGTACGATCTATTTAATCCTCGCGATTGTGATGGCTTACTTATTTATTAGGGTAGCTAAGAAAGGACCTGTTGAAAAACAAAAAGATGTTAAATTAACCACAGATCCTTTTGGAGAGAAAGGGTATGGTTCATATGTTAAATGA